From the genome of Salvia splendens isolate huo1 chromosome 7, SspV2, whole genome shotgun sequence:
tcaGTTACTCAACTAAGATTGCACTAAATTTGGAACATAGATGTAGCTCCAGTTTGTGAATTCAGAAACACTTACCAACCATCACAGAGGCGACTTTTCCCCCAGCAATAGGCGAAACAAGCTTTTTGTAGAGCTCTAACAGCCATGAAGGGAACAACGCTCTTAATATCCGCACCTGCAATAAAAATTCACTGCATCATGTTTCTCTCATAGACTAGGAACTGCACTTGGAAACTAATTACACATAAGCACTTTCTTGCTTCACTCCTACTCAATGTTATTCCATGAAACGGAAATGAGTATGATGTATGTAGAATAGGAACATGTTAGTATAGGAATATGTTGGTATATGAACTAATCTCGTGCTACTAAACTCAGAAAGATAACTGCAAACTCTAGCTTAAGGGTTGAGTTTAACTTCTCTAAATAGAACAATTCAAGTCAGAAAGCGACACACGGATTCCCAAGCTAGCAAACTTCATTCTACTACAAGAACGATATACACAATAAGAAAACATAGACGAATTTACAATATTCTCGGGGTGTATGTGTGATCATATCATATCTGCATCCATAATATGAAACTGCAAGTACAAGAAATACTATTTTggtgatgaaaattggaaaaAGAAGTTGATACCGCAGCATCTGTGGCTTCAGAGTTGGATCGCCCAACCATTATCCGATGAGCAACATCAATCAATCCATCATATCCAGGTTTCTCAGAGTCCCAACCAATCTCCTGCCAATCAATAATACTAGTAGAGCTTTAGCTCCATTAATTTGCAAATTACCTATAAATAATACTTGAATTGAGAATCAATCATTCAACCTTCATGAAAAACAAAACGGTTACTTACTAAACAATCAGAAACTATAGTCTAATTCACAATCACCTTGAGTTTTAGTATATATACTACTCCGTGTTATACGTTTACTcctacattttttatttatatgttgCACCAATTTCAATCCAATATTGCAGAAATAGAGTTAAACTGATGCAGCATAGGAGTAAATAGAGTAACGAACAAATCTCAAAACTCCTAAACGAAAGGTTGATGATAGAATTAAAAAATCAGCAGAAAATTCTTCAATCATCACTTAGTTAGAAAAAGGAATTCTGCATAATGAAACTAGAGATAGCAGCGTATTTTTAACCTGAGCCATTTTACTGCGAAAAACGTTCAAAAAGACATCATCAATCACTCCAGGCGAATACTCTTTCCTTGAAGTCTTCAACTCAACTGCTTCTACCTGCACCGAACATAAAATCGGGGGTGGAATTAGATTCCCCAAAATTCAGTGAAAAAAATGAGGAGCTGATACATACAGAATTCGATCGAGTGGAGAAGCGAGAAATTAGAATAGCGTGGGTGGTTTTAGGAGAGTGGAAAGAAGGGAGTGAGATGAGTGGGCGCGGGTGGCCGAGAAACGCCATCGCCGAAAAAACACGATCCGAGCAGAATCAGAATGGGGAAATATGCCGCTTCAGCCTCCATAATTTCAACAATTTATAATTTGAACCGAGTtgaattattatggagtaaTAAGAGAAGAAAAGAATCAAACCATTACTATTATCTTCTTTATTTTTAGAGAGGCCACTCAATCTGGTTATGCTATAAATGAAGTAAGCGCCACTTAATATTCTCTTTTTAAAAATggatattgacacctaatattatggattattttaaaaagttgaattttttcacaaactttgaaattgataaataatatcatgaactttaccctgaatttgttatttcccaccaatgaaTAAATTCCAattatattaatagattgaagaacaaatttggaggtgtgcttcaagaaaaactattctcGAAGATTGAAAATCTGGaaactctcgaagttgttgtcgagaaattccgaaaaaaaaaatccgtatcatgatattagttgttggaattttttcattggtgggaaataacaaactcggggtaaagttcgtgatattatttgtcaatttcaaagttcgtgggaaaaacccaaattttttaaaatttcatgatattagatgtCATTATCCCttttacaaaatataaacagTTGAACCATAAATGATTATAGTTTAGTTgccatatttaattttatactctgttttaaaaaatatcttatttatgaattatatgaatttaataagaaattgataaaatagaaaaaaaaaaaagaaagaaaaagttggTGCCGTAAAGAATTTAAAGGTGCTATAAAAGATatagagaaaaagtaggtaaagtataAGAGAATAAGTGAATAAAGgacaagagagagaaaagtaaacAAAATACCGAAAGAGAAACTTTCTAgttttagaaatgagactttATGTGGACATTCTAAAAATgggaaaatgaatttttttaaggGAGTATAAGatttaagttgtgagattagtTTAATTTAAAGGACGACTATGActattatcacatgattatttAGGAAGTTGGGAGCTTCAAACTTATAAAccaaatataatatatttaattatgagataTAATATGACCAACTCCATATTATTCATTTGTTATATCAGTTTTTTTAGATTTTCCCAAATAATCTTAGATTCTTGATAGTTAAGCCATAAAATAAGCTTAATCAAACTCTCCGGGTcctataaaaacaaaaaaaaaatgaacattGAAAACTATACGGATTTtaacaatataaaattaataaaatatactccctccgttcccgattaattgtcactcttttccatttcggtccgtccctcaataattgtcacactttatttttaccataaatggtaagtaggtctcacattccactaacccacttcactcacattttattataaaattaatataaaaagtgggtcccaTATTACACTAACATTTAcaatcaacttttctttacatttcttaaaatccgtgcccggtcaaagaatGACAATTAATcttggatggagggagtaatgaTGTTAGTGAAAGTGAGTGGGTGAAAAAATTTCTAAATAATAATTACACTAATATTATTGAACAAACTAAATTGCAAAGTAAGACTATTGTTGGGCACCTAAAAATAGTACTtcatccgttccatagtagtggaagCACTTCTTTTTTAcacagattaaaaaaaattatagtatttaAGTGGGTTAagtaataaagtaggaaatgaaaaaggcaGAGACAAGAGCGAATCTAGTATATGTTCACAAGGGGCAATTGCCCCCCCTCAAGTTTCCATTTatacaaaaatatatatgtaattttgttataATCTGTTTCTTTGTATTAAATTGCCCCCTAgtattttactaaaaaaatcgTATTGCCCTTACGAAAAAAAGCGAGAAGTCCAAACATATAGTTAATCATAAAAAACTTAGTTGGCTTCTGTAAAGGAATACAAAAATTCAGAACAGTTGGAGTGTCTAAGACGCAAGTCTCTACAACCGATAGAGAAAAGTGTTTTAGAAGAGAAGAAaagttaaaaattttaaaaatatttacataTACTATGTTTATATTTTGGCCTCTCTCTTATATAATTTCCTAGCTCCGCCCTGGATAAAGATACgaacaaataataaaataagggagaataaagtaagtgagaatgTGCTGATTTTTACTAAAAGGAAAATGATTCTATTATTatggaatgtaccaaaatgacaaaataactttattactatggaacgaagggaataatactagtattcatttttaaaattcgtatatttgtgaaattaaaacaaacagACAATAGAATTGAGCACAAAACTGAAGAGGAGCAGAGACGAACTAATATTCCACTAGTTTTGTTATGGTATACTTTTAAATCATCTTCGTTCACAtggtttacaaattacaatacacataaaatatGGAATTATCTTGCAGAAAGTATTTCGATAATACTCAGGTCGTCCTAACAAAATAGAAATTTGGTACTGCTAAGTACTCTCGTTTCCATTTGTACAGTGGAAAGCTGAGTAAAGCCCTCTCCGAGCAAGACGAGAGGCGTATTCATTAAATCATGGCCAAACCTACAAATCAGCAGCAGGAGCTCAGTTTATTCAAGAGACTGTCTGCTCTGGGGAATAGAGATGGAGAGGTGGATCAAGGACTTCCGCCGATTCAAACGATACCGCCCCATTCTCGAGGTACGCAGGGGAATTTACTTTGTTAAACATGATCTTAATTTTATAGAGATTGTCTTGCTGCTAATTTGCTGGTTATTCACTTCCATATCTGTTTGTAATTGTATTTCAATTTTGTATTCCCAATGTTTCGAGAAAAGAATTTGTCGAATTCCTGTTGCGTTTCGGTGTTTTTGGTTTTGGAGATGATGATAGAGATTTTAGAATCATTGAGTTTTAGACTATAACTATGTTGTCACCTACATAGATGCCATGCCATGCCATGCTTACATTGAGAATCTCTACTAATGAGTGTAGTGTTCATCTAGATGCTTAATGTCTTGAATTTGAAAGTAAAATGATACTCCTGTCCTCTCAAGCTTTGGGTTGAAGGAATGCATAGTTTTCTCCAGTTATGATGCTAGGTTGCCCTGTACAGTCCTCGGTGCGTATCTGAGGCACGATATGCGTGAAGAAGCTGAGTCAGTTCTACGGGGCATGCTCAGAAGATTAATTCTTCTATGCCGCCCAAACAGTGGTGAATCTCGACCTTAAAAGGCATGGCGTCAAGCAGGCTTTGAAGTTCATGGAAATGGTCACGTCCGAAACTGTCAACAACGGGTGGAAACCAAGGCGAGACACCATAGACAGATTCTTGGAGTGCTTCAACATAGAGAGCGATGTAAAGCGCGCTGAGGAATTTTACGAGTTGATGAAGAGGATAAACTGTGTCGACACCCATTTTTACGAGGCGTTGCTTCATATATATGCAGGCGCGGGCCAAAAATTACGCAATGTACGGGATGGAGTTGAAATAAGCACTGAGCTTGACGACTTGATTGCAAGCGTTTCTCTTTAATGAAAACTGCTGCCAAATAAACCTCGTACCATCCATTCTCAATTTTGTGTAGGAAATTTTTGGTATACGATTTTATATCTGTAAAATTAAAGAATTATGCATTCATTATAGAATTTTCATCTCTTTGTATGTAGAATATGTGACAATATAAGCTTCAATTAGTTGCCTAAATGAATGAGAAAGAAGTAATATACCAATCCCCGATTTAAAGACACAAATGATATACAAAACGAGTGTATACAAAGGAAAaaagaatcaaaattataaaaagtgaAGCTAAACAGAACAGGTTTATACAAATAGATCGAATGAATGTCGTAGGTGGGGAACGAGAGCTTCACGGGTTTAACGGGATAACGTGACGGGGCTACAAGAACAGAAAGTGACTCGGTCAGAAGATCCTTCTTTAATACTCAGATGATTTTATCCTACGCTATAACAAAACACCCGGCCTTCATCGCTTATTCTGTTTTCAGGGTGACGTCTGTGATCCCTATGGGTGCTTTAGGACGATAATGCTCGTCTGTGTCTGCTTCTTCGATTTCCTGATCAAAACCATTAGAGTGAGGCAGTTAAAGTGAATGGCGCCGTAGTTGTATAACAAAGCCCTTTGAAACAGAAGTAATTAGCTCGCCCAAGAAACAAAAACTAGAGCGGAGTGAAGTTTTTAGGGAATAGTAGGCAAAAAATATTTTACCTGGACAACATCTTCACCCTTAATAACGCGTCCGAATACATTGATTTTCTCATTTAGATCAGGGATAGGTGCTGTTGTAATGAAAAGGTCGAATACCTCACCATCAGGTTTTGTCTTGGAAGTGCCCAGCATAAATGCTTCATGCTTAAGGCTACAAAAACATACGGTATCAGTAGATGTGGCCTATGAGAGTAAGTCGACTTTGAGAGAGCACGCCAGATCATGCATAAGGCTGACCTTGTATCGAGGTGATTGTAATGCTGTCCCCTAGAAGTCCAATCTTCAGTGGTTCCGGGTCTATTGACATCACCTCCTTGAATTACAAAGTTCTTTATTACACGATTGAAGAGCATTCCTTTGAAGCGGCCATTTTGGCTGAAAATTACAATGGATAATGAAATCATGCACCACACTGAGATTTCAGAAAATATTGTAGCAGATCGGAATAGATTAATCAGCAACTTGGGTAAATTGTGCTTACAAAcatgaaagcaagtaaaacaaCTTTAGCAGGGTATTAATAGCAATTTGTTTATCGAGTTATCAGCAGGGAACATACCACGCCTGAACAAATTCGTAAACAACTTCAGGAGAGCCTTCCTTGTAGAGTTCCACAGTAACCGAGCCTTTTGAGGTTTGTATTACCTGTTAACGCATGTGTAAGTTTTCTATCTCAGGAAAGGcaaagaataattaaaaaatatcagaTTGAAAAGTAGGGAGCTGAGAACAGCCAAAGCCAGTAATGGAAAGGGACTAGACTAGATATTTTAATGCCAACCTCACTAAAACTATGCCGTTAATAGCAACTGTGTGCTTATATAATACTCCTAACTGGTATCAGATAGAAACTTAAAAGAAAATTCCCAGCTATGAAACTGTGAGATGTATGCAAATAAATCTTCACAAAAATCTTACTGCGTCATGAAAATATTCAATGTAATGAATCTAACATTTTCAGATGCTAGACCACTGAGCAGTTAATCCATTAATCCGAAAATGTATCAATAAACTTACAGCATATTTGGGGATATCAGTTTTCTTTGAATCTCCAAATGAACTATCATGCTGCAAATAAACACAAATACAATTTCAGAAGAAAATGGCAACAAATTAAGACAAGGGCATAAGTGCTGCATGTGATTTAGGAGGGAAGTTTGTATCACATCAAGAAAAATAAACTTATGACCATATAATCAGCAGCACCGCAAGAACTTCAATCGTCAGAGTAAACTATTAGTGCAGAAATAGTTTTGCTTCAATTATACCTCTGTACTTGAGAATGTATCCTCTGTCGGATATGCTGACCTGATTAACACAAGCAAAAGAGGTAAAGGTGATGTGTATGTAATTTATAACTACTTCTCCGACACTTGCTCCAACAAACTCATAGTTTTTACTTCATGCAAATCAATTGGGCAATTTTTGTCATGTGAAGGCCACACAAATGCGATAATAGACTGAAGATAAAATGTCCTTAACAAAAAATCTGTTTCTGTAACACTACAAACACCAAAGGAATTCAACCTAGTTCACGAAAATAAACCACTCTCACAGCAACAAAGACCATCTCAATTCTTAGGTCATCCTAATCTCACAAAAAGCTATCTCATCCACTGCATTCAATTCAGAAACACCAATCATAAATAGGTCATTAAATGGTAACTCAGCATTCAAAAATAAGCAACAACGACATAAGGATACAGTACATCCAATCATGATTAGCTAtgttaaaacaacaaaaagtaaAAGGAGAAGACAGAAATAAGACCTTTGAGCCCAGTGTCTGTATGAAGCAAAAAGAAAAAACGTCATGACAACAACCACCATGCCGTAAATTGCAATTGTGACAACACTGACTCCACTCgggcccttcttcttcttactcTGTTGTAAGAGAGCTTGAGGTTTGATCCTCGCCATTATGATCGGGCACAAACTACAAATCTCAAGCTCTACAAAACAAAATCACGCATCAACAACTAAATTTCAGAAGCATCGGCAGCAGACAAACAAAACCTAAGAATTCAACACGAGCACACTTCAACGCCACATCGAGAATACCGAAATCGACATCCTGCCTGAAACTCATGCGAAATCATTCGcaatataaaaaatcaacacTCCGTATACTAACAGAGAAAATGAACGCGAAATATCATTAACCGGTAACGAGATTAAGGATTTACAAAATTCGAAGGAGAAAAATACCTGATCCTGATCTACTCTAGGGCGAAGAAACGATAAACAAATTCCTTCTAATATCTCCGAACAAAATTATCGGCGAATTACGCAGTCGAAGAAGGAAAATTGGCGACTGCCTTAAATGCTACTTCAAAATTTTGTTCGTTTGTTTTCGCCTTTTCACTGTAGAGAAATTTGTATACTTCacattaaaattagaaaatcaaAATTCTAGAATGAATTCAATCGGTATTTAGTCcatccaccgtcccttaaaacactatttgcgcgtcccactgtacttttttactccatcccttaactaagggacggaaactacaaccctccgtcccttaaattacaattcattcaatttcattttttttcaccaaattcaattaataaaaaacatacttcattaaaaataaaataacattactaacataaaataaaaatacaacttaacattcaaaaaaaataaaaagacataattaaaatcctaaaaaaataaaaattgcataatttaaaatataattttatagaaaataaaaaaaactactccgtcggcgaatcatcccccgaaggtgGTGGAGGTGCCGTGAGGCCATTTGGAGGCGGGATAccaagttgtgccgccataaacAGGACTCCGTTAAGCCAGGCTTCGTATTGGGTGggcgtaaagcgggaagtgtccgccattgtggcggtcatgtacatggacataagggagttcgagggacccccgagcccgagcccgcctggcttgattcggctcggcccctcctccctctagccgccttcgccacatttctcccttgcggccgacggcgcccacgggaggacccccggcatcgtctgccggggtctcctcctcctgcgaggcaaactcttgtggcccgatgcccgaaccgccctcaccagacaagtattggccactcgccgtgtgcttcgtgcgcttcgaggtcgagcccgagcttgaccgcacaccgccggcccacctttcctcatccctgacgacctcccaaacatcggcatatttgaattgttttctGGTGTCTTcgtagtagacccgcaaagccgacctcagaatgtcggctctcgTGGCTCTGCTTTGGtactgagccgcttcattcttgtagatgccgcagaatcgtttgacttctctgtcgactcggtcaaagtgagcgcggagcatcttatatgtgcggcggggAGTttttttcggcttaatctcgtggtaggcctcggtgaccttttcccagaagtactttcggggttgttgattcccgacgatgggatagtacgagacgctgatccaggcgttgtacaccgccagcgtttctttggcgccgtacggatgccggcctagatcctcctccgccctggagcctcCCCTtctcggcctcctcccccgcctcggccttcttccggagtgggttgaaccggataatcctcctGAATCTgagataatccctgcgaataccgcggggcggagggacagacgtatgcatcaacatcaaaattgggtggttgatACCCCCTggcgtgcccggcgtcgacgaaccggaaccacccaatgtgttgtacatgctccccagtcgccgcgttgagatcccacgcgccggagccgccaccgccggagtttccgtcgccagacattttgtgatgagatgttagctgaaaattggagagaaaatggagatgaattcggaagaatagatgtatagttgtgtgtgaaatgagcatgaaatatgagtatttatagagtaaaaaaataaaaaataaaaaaagggaaaaacagctctattaacggtaatattaccgtttaacattatttttatttaatccgatttaaaaaaaatgaattattgcgtcagtgtgacaatgcccactcgcgggacggcgagtgggcgtcacgtaTGGCCTGGgagagcgccacgtcgcctcggcgcgtggcgagccgtcCCGCGTTTCGTCGCGGCGGGACGAGTTGCGTGACGGGCTGGTGACGGGAtgagacgctgcaacgcgtcccgccctGGTTCCGTCACCGCGGAACGAAACACGGGCCACctgcgtgacgcgttgcgggtggccttaatATCGACGGGCCACCTCTTTCCTAATGGTGTGTTATACGACGCCGTATTATTCTTATGAGTAAAAATTCCTAATTCTCTTCAACCTTTTGATCGGTTTAAAAGAGTagtaaaatttaaagaaaaaatgtTGACTCTATTGTACAGTTGTACTTCTAGTTCTAGGTAACAAAAATTAGCaatattactaaaaataatgaGAAAGTCATAACCCACTAGATCACATATAATACATTTCAAAATTAGCAATATTCtaaaaagaatgagaaaataATGTTGTCGTTACCTTGTTAGATCAAATGTAGGATTACCATTCGTGCATTATGAAACACACATTCTTCACAATCTTATGCTacattgatttttatataaaaaaagctTGAAATCTCTCTCAAATGGAGTAAGAGTGTCCATagtgggggagccgcggcccgttGCTCGGGTGCGCGGCCCCCACTGCAGAGAGCCACGATTCGCGGCTGAGGGCCGAGAGCCACGAGGGAGCCGCGGTTGTGGCCTTCACGCGGCCCTCCACTGCGGCGGGACGCGGCTGGGcagcgaatttttttttttttttgaaaattcttttataaatactaccatttccatttccatttttccACTCCATTTTACACTTCAACACCacaaaatcctaattaaaatcctaccAAAGATGCAAGGTGGTGATGGTGATTCCCCGGGGTATGGAGACTCGGGATACGGCAACTTCCCAAATTAGATGTGGAGTCCACAATCTCCGCAATACCGGACCAGTGGGGGTGGTGATGAAGACGTGCCGGATTCCgatgacgccaccgagtagGAAGGGTGGCGTCTTTTTGTGTAgtgtttttaaaaaattttcgttgtataattttcctttaTCTATAATACGACAAAAATTTGTCTGTAATTcgctttttattaaattatgtttattttccaaattattaggctaattaaatttgttgtagttaaattaaaaaatataattaaaaaaaagtaaacaaattaaatttttttttggagagggccacatttTGTGGCcattgtttttgtttatttagcATTGCGGAGGGCCATGGAGAACCACATTTCGTGGCCGGGCCAACTTTGGtgccttcaagggccaccattgtggacactctaagttGGAAGGACTACATATGTATTACTACAAAGTACAAAATTTGCCATCCATGAATTTCGTTTAAGGGGAATAAGactaaaaaagagagaaaaacaaacacaaacaaaaaaacacaacaaaaagaATGACTACCACTAGTAAATTGTACTATGATCTAATGTGTGTGcgcataaaaaaaattcaaaaggtACCCATGATTTGTCACTTAACCTAAAGATTTTCCATTGGGATGAAGTTTGCTGTTCTGGTGGTTGTAGAAAGTCGATGCCCTACAATGATGGAGAGGCAGAGGGCCACGACAGATAAGAAGAGAGAGAAGGTCGTGGCAAAGTCCCACGAGCTGCCTTGAGAAGCGCTGGTGAGCTCAGAACTGTCTGCTGATACAAAATCAAGAAGAATCCAATCACAGCTAACCGAGTAATGAGCAGACCCGTGCCATGGTTTGCCTTCCTCCGGGTACCAGAATGCAGCCGATACCTTGCTTGACCTACCGATGGTGAACTGAGCATCCTGTTTAACCCATTTCAATGTTACAAGACAGCAAAAACTTGGTTACGAGCATGAAGTAGTTCAAGTAATACAATACAAAATTTTATGCTTGTTAAAATGTTATCAAATTCCTCTTTTCTATTTCTGATTGGGATCATGGCATAGGCTGTAAGTTTATGATATAATAATGTATCCAAATTGATATATCAAGGATAACATATGCTCGTTATGCTGAAGGGCTCGACAAATTGTGGGGAACAAGTCACCAAATATCCTCTTAGTTTCAGGCTGCACTTTTCTGATGCGGTATAAAGTATCCAAAAATGACATATCAAGGATAATATATGGTCGTTATGGTGAAGGGCTAGACAAATCGTAGGGAACAAATCATTAAATATCCTCTTAGTTTAAGTGTACCTGCTGAAGATGATCCTTAGTTCTCAGAGGTCTTGAAAATTCAAAATAGTATGTTCCTTTTTGGCCTACTGATGCATATGGGCTGTCCTCGTTTATAAAGCCTGCTTGAATAGAAGATTTGTAAGAAAACATCCCCCCTTATAAGAGTGAAAAAGCCTGTAATCACCATTAACAGGCTTCTCTAGCATAGACACATTAAGAAGAGCATCGCTCTATGGTGACCTTTGATTTGAACAACTCACCATGTGACAAAGAATAGCTCCCAATGTATGGAATTATGAAAATGATAAGTAAAAAAGAGATGGGCTGGAGTAGACATCATATATCATTGAAATTCAGATAGGCATTAATGAACTTTTtcatcaataattaattaaacttggCTTCTATCAGTGCTAAAACAAACACGGAAATATCTATATATGCATGTGTGCATAGTTATAATTTGTCTACTTGCTGAAACAGCAAGCAATTAATGCAATTGCAGAAA
Proteins encoded in this window:
- the LOC121741771 gene encoding beta-carotene isomerase D27, chloroplastic-like isoform X1, whose product is MAFLGHPRPLISLPSFHSPKTTHAILISRFSTRSNSVEAVELKTSRKEYSPGVIDDVFLNVFRSKMAQEIGWDSEKPGYDGLIDVAHRIMVGRSNSEATDAAVRILRALFPSWLLELYKKLVSPIAGGKVASVMVARVTALSCQWLMGTCTVNSVEMPDGSAWPSGVVFVEKCKYLEESKCVGVCINTCKLPTQTFFKDCMGVPLVMEPSFSDYSCQFKFGINPPPPEDDTALKEPCLQTCPKAIRRMELNSATVVSKCPKA
- the LOC121741771 gene encoding beta-carotene isomerase D27, chloroplastic-like isoform X2 — encoded protein: MAFLGHPRPLISLPSFHSPKTTHAILISRFSTRSNSVEAVELKTSRKEYSPGVIDDVFLNVFRSKMAQEIGWDSEKPGYDGLIDVAHRIMVGRSNSEATDAAVRILRALFPSWLLELYKKLVSPIAGGKVASVMVARVTALSCQWLMGTCTVNSVEMPDGSAWPSGVFVEKCKYLEESKCVGVCINTCKLPTQTFFKDCMGVPLVMEPSFSDYSCQFKFGINPPPPEDDTALKEPCLQTCPKAIRRMELNSATVVSKCPKA
- the LOC121811300 gene encoding peptidyl-prolyl cis-trans isomerase CYP21-4-like, giving the protein MARIKPQALLQQSKKKKGPSGVSVVTIAIYGMVVVVMTFFLFASYRHWAQRSAYPTEDTFSSTEHDSSFGDSKKTDIPKYAVIQTSKGSVTVELYKEGSPEVVYEFVQACQNGRFKGMLFNRVIKNFVIQGGDVNRPGTTEDWTSRGQHYNHLDTSLKHEAFMLGTSKTKPDGEVFDLFITTAPIPDLNEKINVFGRVIKGEDVVQEIEEADTDEHYRPKAPIGITDVTLKTE